Genomic segment of Caproiciproducens sp. NJN-50:
TTTTCGCAACGCCGACCAGATACCGTTTCTGCAGCATGGTTTTCAGAGGAAGGGCATGCGTCATCTGGGGCTCATCCCCAAGCCAGCCACAGCGGGGGCAAGCCGCTCCGCCTTCTTTTTCGGACATGCAGTTCATACACAGATTTGCCGGATCAGTCATATTGCCGCCTCCGAACTGTTGTTAAGGCCGTTGCCGCACTTGTTTAGTTTTCTTCATCCTCATCCGAATTATCCCAATTGTGCCAAACATTCTGCACGTCGTCGTTGTCTTCCAGGGTATCGAGCAAACGCTGCATTTTAGCGGCCGCATCCGGATCCTCCATTGTTACGGTCGTGCTCGGCACCATTTCAACCTCCGCGGAAACAAATTCATATCCTTTTTTCTCAAGGTCGCTCAGAACGCCGCTGAAATCGTCCGGTTCCGTGTCGATCTCAAAAACGTCCTCATCGGATTGGAAATCGGAGGCGCCGGCTTCAAGCCCGTCTTCCATGACCTTGTCTTCGTCGAGCCCTTCTTTTTCGATCAGAATGACTCCCTTTCGCTCAAAAAGAAAGGAAACGCAGCCATTCTGCCCCAGGT
This window contains:
- a CDS encoding YebC/PmpR family DNA-binding transcriptional regulator; translation: MSGHSKWNNIKRKKEKTDGAKAKVFTKIGRELAVAVKQGGGPDPNANSRLRDCIAKAKAANVPNDNIERIIKKAAGDGDENKYETIQYEGYGPNGIAVIVETLTDNRNRTAGDIRHYFDKFGGNLGQNGCVSFLFERKGVILIEKEGLDEDKVMEDGLEAGASDFQSDEDVFEIDTEPDDFSGVLSDLEKKGYEFVSAEVEMVPSTTVTMEDPDAAAKMQRLLDTLEDNDDVQNVWHNWDNSDEDEEN